TTTTCCTCCCCCCTCTGGGGGGAGGGCAGGGAGGGGGGTGCCCCCCCTGGGGAGAGGACCGGGGTGAGGGTTGCCCCAAACCCGCGATGGCTAAGGACGAGCGCATCGGAACGGTTCAGGTCTACACCGGCGACGGCAAGGGTAAAACCACCGCCGCGCTGGGACAGGCGCTCCGGGCGTGGGGCCACGGGCGCAGAATCCTGGTCATCCAATTCATGAAGGGCCGCATCAACTACGGCGAACTCGAGGCCGCCGAAAGGCTCGACGGCTTCGACATCGTCCAGGCCGGCCGGGAGACCTTCGTCTCCAAGGAACACCCGGACCCCGAGGACGTGCGTCTGGCCCGCGAGGGCTGGGCGCTGCTCCGGGAGCGGGTGGCCTCCGGCGCCTACGACATGATCGTCGCCGACGAGCTCAACGTGGCGGTGGATTACGGCCTGGTTGCGCTGGAAGAGGTGCTGGAAATGATGCGTTCCAAACCGCCGGAGCTGGAGCTGGTCATCACCGGCCGCTACGCCCGCCCGGAGGTCATCGTCCTCGCCGACCTGGTCTCCGAGGTTTTGGAAATAAAGCACCCCTATCAGGCCGGGATGGACGCCCGGGAGGGCGTCGAGTACTGATGCCGCGAGAGATGGACCTCCAGGAGCTGCTGGAAAGGTTTTCCGCCGGGCAGGACGCGGCCCTGGCCCGGACCATCTCGGTCATCGAGGACGAGCGCGACGGCTACGAGAGGCTGCTCCACGCGCTGTACCCCCTCTCCCGGTACCGGATGCGTCTGGGAGTCACCGGCCCCCCCGGCGCCGGCAAGTCAACGCTGGTCGGCCGGCTGG
The sequence above is a segment of the bacterium genome. Coding sequences within it:
- the cobO gene encoding cob(I)yrinic acid a,c-diamide adenosyltransferase, which produces MAKDERIGTVQVYTGDGKGKTTAALGQALRAWGHGRRILVIQFMKGRINYGELEAAERLDGFDIVQAGRETFVSKEHPDPEDVRLAREGWALLRERVASGAYDMIVADELNVAVDYGLVALEEVLEMMRSKPPELELVITGRYARPEVIVLADLVSEVLEIKHPYQAGMDAREGVEY